A window of Ignavibacterium sp. contains these coding sequences:
- the glgA gene encoding glycogen synthase GlgA has protein sequence MAARRLRILFVSSEVVPFVKTGGLADVSSALPKKLTELGHEVRIILPKYGAVDERKFKIHDIVRLKDIVVKVGEKEVIFSLKSCFLPGIRTRVQIYFLDNQEYFGSRNSLYIDPITGKDYPDNDERFIILNRAVIELIIRLGWFPDVIHLNDWQCGLAPAYIKTLYKDTPGFDKLKTLFTIHNLAYQGTFSPSVFNKTGLPEELNSDKKGIIHKGKLNFMKSGLLFSDVINTVSETYAKEISTKEEYGEGLKDILAKRKDKLFGIMNGIDTNIWHPENDKLIPVKYSIKNLEKKIENKKHLLERFGLPFDEKIPVVSVISRLYDAKGIDLIQKAFPDLMKMDLQFILLGTGDYKYHTFFDKMAMKYPKKFACYLGFSDELAHLIEAGSDMFLMPSKYEPCGLNQMYSQVYGTVPIVRETGGLADTVKRFDEKTEEGTGFMFRKYDAKDMLSEIKRALKIFADQKLWQKIQKAGMKEDFSWDKSAKSYIELYKTILAED, from the coding sequence ATGGCAGCAAGAAGATTAAGAATTTTATTCGTCTCATCAGAAGTAGTTCCTTTTGTAAAGACTGGTGGCTTGGCAGATGTTTCATCAGCTTTACCAAAAAAACTCACTGAACTTGGTCACGAAGTTAGAATAATCCTTCCAAAGTATGGTGCAGTTGACGAAAGAAAATTTAAAATTCACGATATTGTAAGATTAAAAGATATTGTTGTAAAAGTAGGCGAGAAGGAAGTTATATTTTCACTCAAATCTTGTTTCCTTCCTGGTATAAGAACCAGAGTACAAATTTACTTTTTAGACAATCAGGAATATTTCGGTAGCAGAAATAGTCTTTACATTGATCCAATCACAGGAAAAGATTATCCTGATAATGATGAAAGATTTATCATTCTTAATCGTGCAGTAATTGAATTAATTATCAGACTTGGTTGGTTTCCCGATGTAATTCATTTGAATGATTGGCAATGCGGATTAGCTCCTGCATATATTAAAACATTATATAAAGATACCCCTGGTTTTGATAAACTTAAAACACTGTTTACTATTCACAATCTTGCTTATCAGGGAACATTTTCGCCATCAGTTTTTAATAAAACAGGTTTGCCAGAAGAATTGAATTCAGATAAGAAGGGAATTATTCACAAAGGTAAATTGAATTTTATGAAATCCGGTTTACTTTTCTCGGATGTAATCAATACTGTAAGTGAAACCTATGCGAAAGAGATTAGCACGAAAGAAGAATATGGCGAAGGACTTAAAGACATTCTCGCGAAAAGAAAAGATAAATTATTCGGAATAATGAATGGAATAGATACCAACATCTGGCATCCTGAAAATGATAAACTTATTCCTGTTAAATACTCAATCAAGAATCTCGAAAAGAAAATTGAGAATAAAAAACATTTACTTGAAAGATTTGGTTTACCATTCGATGAAAAAATTCCGGTTGTTTCTGTAATCAGTCGTTTATACGATGCGAAGGGAATTGATCTGATTCAGAAGGCTTTCCCTGATTTAATGAAGATGGATTTGCAATTCATATTACTTGGTACAGGCGATTATAAATATCATACTTTTTTTGATAAGATGGCAATGAAATATCCAAAGAAGTTTGCCTGTTATCTTGGATTCAGTGATGAATTGGCTCATTTGATTGAAGCTGGTTCTGATATGTTTTTAATGCCTTCAAAATATGAACCTTGTGGATTGAACCAAATGTATAGTCAGGTTTACGGAACTGTTCCTATCGTAAGAGAAACTGGTGGACTTGCTGATACTGTAAAACGATTTGATGAGAAGACTGAAGAAGGAACCGGTTTTATGTTCAGGAAATATGATGCAAAAGATATGTTATCTGAAATTAAAAGAGCATTGAAGATTTTTGCTGATCAAAAGCTCTGGCAGAAAATTCAGAAAGCCGGAATGAAAGAAGATTTCAGTTGGGATAAATCAGCTAAAAGTTATATCGAGCTTTATAAAACAATTCTTGCCGAAGATTAA
- the mltG gene encoding endolytic transglycosylase MltG, protein MANSKSKILTRNQWLFVLFIFITLVLSGYYLLYSPNNYHLDEPLVFEIKSGESFQSVTDRLSSLGIVPNKTVFRIAAFIYGAETKIKAARFRIENGLSYLDLLDLLIYGPADYLRSIRVNDGQTIKWLAGKVRRDLRMDSTAFYQKAHDKEFISSLGLNVPSLEGYLFSKSYQIYERSDPEEVLKIFYEALKQFWTDTLQQRADSIKLSMHQVLTLASIIKGETNEIDEMPRISGVYHNRLRKGMKLQADPTVQYLMKNGWKRLTYQDLTIDSPYNTYRYFGLPPAPINNPGANAIMAALYPEKHDYFFFVADGKGRHKFAKNYSEHLRNVREYRKWLSQQK, encoded by the coding sequence ATGGCAAATAGTAAATCAAAAATATTAACCAGAAATCAATGGCTTTTTGTTTTGTTTATTTTTATTACCCTTGTGCTTTCAGGTTATTATTTGCTTTACTCGCCAAACAATTATCATCTTGACGAACCACTTGTATTCGAAATAAAAAGTGGAGAATCATTTCAATCTGTAACTGATAGATTAAGTTCACTTGGAATTGTTCCGAATAAAACTGTTTTCAGAATTGCAGCTTTTATTTATGGTGCTGAAACTAAAATTAAAGCTGCCAGATTCAGAATCGAGAATGGATTAAGCTATCTCGATCTTCTTGATTTATTAATTTATGGACCTGCAGATTATCTTCGTTCAATCAGAGTGAATGATGGTCAAACAATAAAGTGGCTAGCAGGAAAAGTAAGAAGAGATTTACGGATGGATTCAACAGCTTTTTATCAAAAGGCACACGACAAAGAATTTATTTCTTCGCTTGGATTAAATGTCCCTTCACTCGAAGGATATTTATTTTCTAAATCTTATCAGATATATGAGCGCTCTGATCCTGAAGAAGTTCTTAAAATATTTTATGAGGCATTGAAACAATTCTGGACAGATACTCTTCAGCAGCGTGCGGATAGTATCAAACTATCAATGCATCAGGTTCTCACTTTGGCTTCGATAATAAAGGGCGAAACAAATGAAATTGATGAGATGCCCCGAATCTCAGGGGTATATCACAACAGATTAAGAAAAGGTATGAAGTTGCAGGCAGATCCAACAGTTCAATATTTAATGAAAAATGGATGGAAAAGATTGACTTATCAGGATTTAACTATTGATTCGCCATACAACACTTATCGTTACTTTGGACTTCCACCGGCACCAATCAACAATCCCGGTGCAAATGCAATTATGGCTGCACTTTATCCTGAAAAGCACGATTATTTTTTCTTTGTTGCAGATGGAAAGGGAAGACATAAATTTGCAAAGAACTATTCAGAACATTTGAGGAATGTAAGAGAATATCGCAAATGGTTAAGTCAGCAAAAATAA
- a CDS encoding SPOR domain-containing protein: MKKIDLIYALISSTLILILTYCSAQPTVRYEEKDKKPSDTVNETEIKKEPLKYDEKFDITPFRTVINLPEKKVEISNASNEIWYQYNVKESASNRTKKIKGTTNGFRVQVIATDDLDEANKIQEELKAIKGSNEIYSVFEPPFYKILLGDFKTSDEANSLRFKLNQLGYADSKVVKSTINLFE; encoded by the coding sequence ATGAAAAAGATAGATTTGATTTATGCACTCATATCATCAACTTTAATCTTAATTCTTACTTATTGCAGTGCTCAACCGACAGTCCGTTACGAAGAAAAAGATAAAAAACCTTCTGATACTGTAAACGAAACAGAAATTAAAAAAGAACCTTTGAAGTATGACGAAAAATTCGATATAACTCCTTTCAGAACAGTAATTAATCTTCCAGAGAAAAAAGTAGAAATTAGCAATGCTTCGAATGAAATCTGGTATCAGTACAATGTTAAAGAAAGTGCTTCCAACAGAACAAAAAAGATTAAAGGAACAACGAATGGTTTCAGAGTTCAGGTTATTGCCACAGATGATTTGGATGAAGCCAATAAAATCCAAGAAGAGTTAAAAGCAATTAAAGGAAGTAACGAGATTTATTCAGTGTTTGAACCTCCATTTTATAAAATTCTTCTCGGTGACTTTAAAACTTCTGATGAAGCAAATTCTTTACGATTCAAACTTAATCAGCTTGGATATGCTGATTCAAAAGTTGTGAAAAGCACAATAAATTTATTTGAGTAA
- the hutI gene encoding imidazolonepropionase: protein MKLLTNAEQIVTCNTNGKNFKKGKEQSELEILTSHTIVIENDLIKDIVPVQSIKNPSSYEVIDLRNKIILPGLVECHTHTAFAGSRADEFKMKLDGVHYEEIAAKGGGILRTVNAVRETPLPALVELIKPRIEEFISQGITTLEIKSGYGLDFENEIKLLHAIKILDEIYPIDIIPTFLGAHTYPKELRANHKGYLEEITQKMIPHIAKNNLAEFCDAFCESTAFSAEEVDLIFSVATEHGLKLKLHTEQFNNIGGIDLALKHNAVSVDHLEVLNEEDIPKLTSADIVCDLLPGVSFFLNYQFAPARKLIDSGAVVALSTDYNPGSSHIINFHLIMQIAALKMKMKIEEVINAVTINAAKSLTVNESVGSIEIGKKADFSVFNTNDYSDIIYSVGRNLNCMTIKNGEVIFSKQ from the coding sequence ATGAAACTTCTCACCAACGCAGAACAAATTGTTACCTGCAATACAAACGGAAAAAATTTCAAGAAAGGTAAAGAACAATCTGAGCTCGAGATTCTTACATCTCACACGATAGTAATTGAAAATGATTTGATAAAAGATATTGTTCCAGTTCAAAGCATTAAGAATCCGTCAAGTTATGAAGTAATTGATTTAAGAAATAAAATTATTCTGCCCGGATTGGTTGAATGTCATACACACACTGCATTTGCCGGCTCAAGAGCAGATGAATTTAAGATGAAACTGGATGGAGTTCATTATGAGGAAATTGCTGCTAAAGGTGGTGGAATTCTTAGAACAGTTAATGCTGTCAGAGAAACGCCTTTGCCAGCGCTTGTTGAACTGATTAAACCGAGAATTGAAGAGTTTATTTCTCAGGGAATAACAACATTAGAAATTAAAAGCGGATATGGACTTGATTTTGAAAACGAGATTAAACTTCTGCACGCAATAAAAATTCTTGATGAAATTTATCCGATTGATATTATTCCAACTTTTCTTGGTGCGCATACATATCCAAAAGAGCTTAGAGCAAATCACAAAGGTTATTTAGAAGAAATAACTCAAAAGATGATTCCTCATATTGCTAAAAATAATCTTGCTGAGTTTTGCGATGCATTTTGTGAGTCAACAGCTTTCAGTGCTGAAGAAGTTGATTTAATTTTTTCAGTAGCAACGGAACACGGACTAAAACTCAAACTTCACACAGAACAATTTAACAACATTGGTGGAATTGATTTAGCATTAAAGCATAATGCTGTAAGCGTTGACCATCTTGAAGTGTTAAATGAGGAGGACATTCCCAAGTTAACTTCTGCAGATATTGTTTGTGATTTACTTCCCGGCGTTTCATTCTTTTTGAATTATCAGTTTGCACCAGCAAGAAAGCTTATTGATTCCGGTGCTGTTGTCGCACTCTCTACTGACTACAACCCGGGTTCATCACACATAATTAATTTTCATTTGATAATGCAGATTGCAGCATTAAAAATGAAGATGAAAATTGAAGAAGTGATTAATGCAGTAACAATCAATGCAGCAAAATCTTTAACAGTGAATGAATCGGTTGGTTCAATAGAGATTGGTAAGAAAGCTGATTTTTCGGTTTTCAATACAAATGATTATTCAGATATCATTTATAGTGTTGGAAGAAACCTTAACTGTATGACAATTAAGAATGGTGAAGTAATTTTCAGTAAACAATAA
- a CDS encoding Ig-like domain-containing protein, which translates to MVKSAKIILSFTVGILFLIGCANQLPPGGGDVDTTPPEIIESYPPDGTVNYSENYFEVKFSEYVDKRSFREAIFISPAVEGEMEVDWTGRTATVSFPKGFKPNLTYVINIGTDVVDLNNKTRMSSSFTLTFSTGNEIDRRKITGKVFGKDAEGTLIYAYRIQDDTTNYLNSKPIYISQVGKDGTYKLDGLASAGYRIFAVKDQFKDYLFQAEQDLIGIPYQDVFLSESDSSFESLNYFLFKADTNKPRLMEALMTDERHILTKFSEEIDTSSIKADNFRIVDSLSILVSNVLYAFRSLNKKEEIVLVPEEKFNPSDQLFLVAENFSDLEGNKNETDKVSIIISDRVDTSAIKLVKTNPQPNSKIDFLDPQIIVYFDDAFNKERIDNSVQLKDSLGNKIPLSFSFPDDATLLIKPLVKLKPDYNFTLNIDLNYFEDANGNKIDSVYQLKFSTLSGLEFTGVSGKVTVQDSSLVLVLESTNNPDKKYFQRVNSSSGFSFERIEAGTYRLWAFEDKNNDGKYDYGWFAPFRFSEKFYAYPDELNLRPRWTLTDLLFQIEK; encoded by the coding sequence ATGGTTAAGTCAGCAAAAATAATTTTATCATTTACAGTCGGAATATTATTTCTGATTGGATGTGCAAATCAGTTACCTCCCGGAGGTGGTGATGTTGATACAACTCCACCTGAAATAATTGAATCTTATCCACCTGATGGAACTGTCAACTATAGTGAAAATTATTTCGAAGTTAAATTTTCTGAGTATGTTGATAAACGAAGTTTCAGGGAAGCGATTTTTATTTCGCCGGCTGTTGAAGGAGAAATGGAAGTGGATTGGACTGGCCGGACTGCAACAGTAAGCTTTCCAAAAGGGTTCAAACCAAATTTAACTTATGTAATAAACATCGGAACAGATGTAGTTGACCTGAATAACAAAACCAGAATGTCTTCTTCTTTTACTTTAACTTTTTCTACAGGCAATGAAATTGACAGAAGAAAGATCACAGGAAAAGTTTTCGGGAAAGACGCTGAAGGAACTTTGATTTATGCTTACAGAATTCAAGACGACACCACAAATTATTTAAACTCCAAACCAATTTATATTTCTCAGGTTGGTAAAGATGGCACTTACAAACTCGATGGTTTGGCTTCAGCTGGCTACAGAATATTTGCTGTGAAGGATCAATTCAAAGATTATTTATTTCAGGCAGAACAGGATTTGATTGGAATACCTTATCAGGATGTTTTTCTTTCAGAGAGTGATTCGTCCTTTGAAAGTTTAAATTATTTTCTCTTCAAAGCTGATACAAATAAACCTCGCTTGATGGAAGCGCTGATGACAGATGAGCGTCATATTCTTACAAAATTTTCAGAAGAGATTGATACTTCATCAATAAAAGCTGATAACTTCAGAATTGTTGATTCCTTATCAATACTTGTTTCAAATGTTCTTTATGCATTCAGAAGCTTGAATAAGAAAGAAGAAATCGTACTTGTTCCCGAAGAAAAATTTAATCCATCAGATCAGCTATTTCTTGTTGCAGAAAATTTTTCTGACCTTGAAGGAAATAAAAATGAAACTGATAAAGTTTCGATAATTATCTCCGACAGAGTGGATACAAGTGCTATCAAATTAGTAAAAACGAATCCACAACCTAATTCAAAAATAGATTTTCTTGATCCTCAGATAATTGTTTATTTTGATGATGCATTCAATAAAGAAAGAATTGATAATTCAGTTCAACTCAAAGATTCTTTGGGAAATAAAATTCCGCTTAGTTTTTCATTTCCTGATGATGCAACTTTATTAATTAAACCATTAGTGAAACTTAAACCTGATTACAATTTCACTCTGAACATTGATTTAAATTATTTTGAAGATGCGAACGGAAATAAAATTGATTCTGTTTATCAACTCAAGTTTTCAACTTTAAGTGGTCTCGAATTCACAGGTGTAAGCGGTAAAGTAACTGTTCAGGATAGTAGTCTGGTCCTGGTTTTAGAAAGCACTAATAATCCGGATAAAAAATATTTTCAGAGAGTTAATTCGAGTTCTGGTTTTTCTTTTGAACGAATTGAAGCAGGCACTTACCGGCTTTGGGCATTTGAAGATAAAAACAATGATGGTAAATATGATTACGGCTGGTTTGCACCGTTCAGATTTTCTGAGAAATTTTATGCCTATCCTGATGAATTAAATTTGCGACCAAGATGGACTTTAACAGATTTACTCTTTCAGATTGAGAAGTAA
- a CDS encoding chorismate mutase, which produces MQEDKSKIKFDSLSEVQLKEKLSEYRKLIDEIDDELRKNLSARVDLIEAIAEIKKHLGSSTFDAKREEEIFNRISDKLEGNKLHYIQNVFERIIDESRSLQRKILGRK; this is translated from the coding sequence TTGCAAGAAGATAAATCAAAAATAAAGTTTGATTCGTTATCAGAAGTACAATTGAAAGAAAAGCTTTCTGAATATCGAAAACTCATTGATGAGATTGATGATGAGTTAAGAAAAAATTTATCAGCTCGTGTAGATTTAATTGAAGCAATTGCTGAAATAAAAAAACATCTTGGTTCATCAACATTCGATGCAAAGAGAGAAGAAGAAATTTTCAATCGTATCTCTGATAAACTTGAAGGTAATAAACTACACTACATTCAAAATGTATTTGAAAGAATAATTGACGAATCCCGTTCACTGCAGAGAAAAATTCTCGGGAGAAAATAA
- the tsaD gene encoding tRNA (adenosine(37)-N6)-threonylcarbamoyltransferase complex transferase subunit TsaD — MIVLGIETSCDETSVAVIKDNLLTANLISSQHFHKNYGGVVPELSSRAHLQIVNPLVKSALEKSAIKLEDVDLISATAGPGLIGALLVGLTYAKGLSLSLNKKFVAVNHIEGHIFSGFLMEEKPEFPFLALVVSGGHTLLLLVKSFTEIYKLGSTVDDAAGEAFDKVSKLLGLGYPGGPKIQKAAEQGDENRINFPIAELKDPYNFSFSGLKTAVLRYVQQQGGIQHLDEQHIKDIAASFQLSVVKALIQKLKKAIINFDVKSVSIVGGVAANSLLKEKAIEIASAHNKKLVIPRLEFCGDNAAMIAFRARTLFENGVTHKLDYKPYPALDENSFLSL, encoded by the coding sequence ATGATTGTATTAGGAATTGAAACTTCTTGCGATGAAACATCTGTAGCTGTAATTAAAGATAATCTGCTAACTGCAAATTTGATTTCCTCTCAGCATTTTCATAAGAATTATGGAGGTGTAGTTCCTGAACTATCAAGCAGAGCACATCTTCAGATTGTTAATCCACTCGTCAAATCTGCTCTGGAAAAATCTGCTATAAAATTGGAAGATGTTGATTTAATCTCTGCTACAGCTGGTCCTGGTTTAATCGGTGCTTTGCTGGTTGGTCTTACTTATGCAAAAGGACTTTCGCTAAGTCTGAATAAAAAGTTCGTTGCAGTTAATCATATTGAAGGGCATATCTTTTCCGGTTTTTTGATGGAAGAGAAACCGGAATTTCCTTTTCTCGCACTTGTTGTTTCGGGTGGGCATACTCTACTTCTGCTTGTAAAAAGTTTCACTGAAATTTATAAACTTGGTTCCACAGTTGATGATGCTGCTGGTGAAGCTTTCGATAAAGTTTCGAAGTTGCTTGGTCTTGGTTATCCTGGTGGACCAAAAATTCAGAAAGCAGCAGAGCAGGGAGATGAAAACAGAATTAATTTTCCAATTGCAGAATTGAAAGATCCTTATAACTTTTCTTTCAGTGGTTTGAAAACTGCAGTGCTGAGATATGTTCAACAGCAAGGTGGAATTCAACATCTGGATGAGCAACATATCAAAGATATTGCTGCATCATTTCAATTATCAGTAGTGAAAGCACTTATACAAAAATTGAAAAAAGCTATCATTAATTTTGATGTGAAATCTGTTTCAATTGTCGGTGGAGTTGCAGCAAATTCTTTACTAAAAGAAAAAGCAATTGAAATTGCTTCTGCTCATAATAAAAAGCTTGTCATTCCAAGACTTGAATTCTGTGGTGATAATGCTGCTATGATTGCTTTTCGTGCCAGAACTTTATTTGAAAACGGTGTTACACATAAACTTGATTACAAACCTTATCCGGCATTGGATGAGAATTCATTCCTTTCATTATAA